The proteins below come from a single Nocardiopsis gilva YIM 90087 genomic window:
- a CDS encoding beta-class carbonic anhydrase, giving the protein MSGAFDDVLEANAAYVAEFRLKGLQPVAARGLALVTCMDSRIEPLDMLGLQPGDAKILRNAGARVTDDTLRTLVLAVYLLGVERVLVLPHTRCKMASVASDEEVHDTILATHGVDTRSLEFKTDNDQLGALRHDLERIRHHPLLPKGLSVAGAIYDVDSGKVTPVDA; this is encoded by the coding sequence ATGAGCGGCGCCTTCGACGACGTACTCGAGGCCAATGCGGCCTATGTCGCCGAATTCCGTCTGAAGGGTCTGCAGCCCGTGGCCGCGCGCGGGCTGGCCCTGGTGACGTGCATGGACTCGCGTATCGAGCCGCTGGACATGCTCGGCCTGCAGCCGGGCGACGCCAAGATCCTGCGCAACGCCGGAGCGCGCGTCACCGATGACACGCTGCGCACCCTGGTCCTCGCCGTGTACCTGCTGGGGGTCGAGCGGGTCCTGGTCCTCCCCCACACCCGCTGCAAGATGGCCTCGGTCGCCAGTGACGAGGAGGTGCACGACACCATCCTGGCCACCCACGGCGTGGACACCCGCAGCCTGGAGTTCAAGACCGACAACGACCAGCTCGGCGCACTCCGGCATGACCTGGAGCGGATCCGGCACCACCCGCTGCTGCCCAAGGGGCTGTCGGTGGCCGGAGCGATCTACGACGTGGACAGCGGGAAGGTCACTCCGGTCGACGCCTGA
- a CDS encoding tetratricopeptide repeat protein yields the protein MEETTYETFARGRKYFDLGDPIRAARILAPLAESEPHSRSILELLGRAYFHSAQLKKAERTFRKLVELDPCDSWAHIALARSLERQSREDEAAPHRRMHSVMSGGSLD from the coding sequence GTGGAGGAGACGACCTACGAGACCTTCGCCCGCGGCCGCAAGTACTTCGACCTCGGCGACCCGATCAGAGCTGCCCGGATACTGGCCCCACTCGCTGAATCAGAACCGCACAGCCGCTCGATCCTGGAACTCCTGGGCCGGGCCTACTTCCACTCCGCCCAGCTGAAGAAGGCCGAGCGAACGTTCCGCAAGCTCGTCGAGCTCGACCCGTGCGACAGCTGGGCGCACATCGCGCTGGCACGTTCACTGGAGCGGCAGAGCCGCGAGGACGAGGCGGCACCGCACCGGCGGATGCACTCCGTGATGTCCGGCGGCTCGCTCGACTGA
- a CDS encoding L-cysteine desulfhydrase Cds1 produces MTAPGDEHGPAWVDRSCARTRSWVDEAMRRVVADANRSADTHLHVFPLPLEWGIDLYLKDESVHPTGSLKHRLARSLFLYGLANGWITENTTVVEASSGSTAVSEAYFARLIGVDFITVMPRSTSPEKIELIERYGGRCHFVDIPAEMYTEAERLAAECGGHYMDQFTYAERATDWRGNNNIAQSVFEQLAMERHPVPDWIVVGAGTGGTSATIGRYLRYQRHHTRLAVVDPENSAFFPGWVTGASDYSTGMPSRIEGIGRPRMEPSFVASVIDLMVSVPDAASIAAMRHLNDATGLCAGGSTGTNLWGVWQIIARMLREGRRGSVVTLLCDGGERYRHSYYDDDWVAATGLGLAPYTATIERFLATGTWAPPESGGTDGVPDR; encoded by the coding sequence ATGACAGCCCCGGGAGACGAACACGGCCCGGCCTGGGTCGACCGCAGCTGCGCGCGCACCCGGTCCTGGGTGGACGAGGCGATGCGCAGGGTCGTCGCCGACGCCAACCGCTCGGCCGACACCCACCTGCACGTGTTCCCTCTCCCCCTGGAGTGGGGCATCGACCTCTACCTGAAGGACGAGTCCGTCCACCCCACCGGCAGCCTCAAGCACCGCCTGGCCCGGTCGCTGTTCCTCTATGGCCTGGCCAACGGCTGGATCACCGAGAACACCACCGTCGTCGAGGCCAGCTCGGGCTCCACCGCCGTCTCCGAGGCGTACTTCGCCCGGCTCATCGGCGTCGACTTCATCACCGTGATGCCGCGGTCGACCAGTCCGGAGAAGATCGAGCTGATCGAGCGCTACGGCGGGCGCTGCCACTTCGTGGACATCCCGGCCGAGATGTACACCGAGGCCGAGCGGCTGGCCGCCGAGTGCGGCGGCCACTACATGGACCAGTTCACCTACGCCGAGCGGGCCACGGACTGGCGCGGCAACAACAACATCGCCCAGTCGGTCTTCGAACAGCTCGCCATGGAACGCCACCCCGTCCCCGACTGGATCGTGGTGGGGGCGGGCACCGGCGGCACCTCCGCGACCATCGGCCGCTACCTGCGCTACCAGCGCCACCACACCCGGCTGGCCGTGGTCGACCCGGAGAACTCCGCGTTCTTCCCCGGCTGGGTCACCGGCGCGTCGGACTACAGCACGGGCATGCCCTCCCGGATCGAGGGCATCGGGCGCCCCCGGATGGAGCCGAGCTTCGTCGCCTCGGTCATCGACCTGATGGTGTCCGTGCCCGACGCCGCGAGCATCGCGGCGATGCGCCACCTCAACGACGCCACCGGACTGTGCGCCGGAGGGTCCACCGGCACCAACCTGTGGGGCGTCTGGCAGATCATCGCGCGCATGCTGCGCGAGGGGCGGCGCGGCAGCGTCGTCACCCTCCTGTGCGACGGCGGTGAGCGCTACCGGCACAGCTACTACGACGATGACTGGGTGGCGGCCACGGGGCTGGGGCTCGCGCCCTACACCGCCACCATCGAGCGCTTCCTCGCCACGGGGACGTGGGCACCGCCGGAGAGCGGCGGGACCGACGGGGTCCCCGACCGCTGA